Proteins from one Ornithobacterium rhinotracheale genomic window:
- a CDS encoding LptF/LptG family permease, with translation MIKKLDWYGIRTFFGPFIFIFSVLFFIFMVQFAWQEMDMFAGKGLDIGTIFKLLFYLGLTVIQFVLPLTVLLSAIMTYGGFGERYELAAMKSSGMSLVRIMLPVFLLVCGISVGLFFFSDTAVPQSQRKARNMLLNIAKTKPAINFDPGVFINAVPGFSMKISERSGKNGERLKNVFIHRDASAYENQQTIIAKKGIFEPAEDKRFLKLALFNGYYYEDEIQNKNRLQLERQPYQQIKFDTLVHYFDISEIVEKAIEEENVTDHYRFLNTKELIKRVDTLKIQNKAYYNELAETQFQSLTYAPISENLDSVYQAQKKALPFDINKLNDADRQQVMMRADENITADLNSYSVIKDEISGRDEFIARHVLILVRNFSNSLMCVIFFLIGAPLGAIIRKGGVGMPVVVAIIIFILFYLIYMYSENLAKNGVLNPYWAAWLPVITFTPLGIFFTYKAMTDSNLFDINAYLEPILRLKNKHFKSKNTEHARYQ, from the coding sequence ATGATTAAAAAGCTAGACTGGTACGGAATCCGCACTTTTTTTGGACCATTTATATTTATATTCAGCGTGCTGTTTTTTATATTCATGGTTCAATTTGCTTGGCAAGAGATGGATATGTTTGCGGGCAAAGGCTTAGATATAGGCACAATATTTAAACTACTTTTTTATTTAGGGCTCACCGTAATTCAGTTTGTATTACCACTCACGGTGTTGCTTTCAGCCATTATGACTTATGGAGGCTTTGGTGAGCGATATGAGCTTGCCGCAATGAAGTCTTCCGGCATGTCGCTCGTGCGCATCATGCTTCCAGTCTTTCTATTAGTCTGTGGAATATCAGTCGGGTTGTTTTTCTTTTCAGATACAGCTGTTCCGCAATCTCAGCGCAAGGCTAGAAATATGCTTTTGAACATAGCTAAAACCAAGCCTGCAATAAATTTTGATCCCGGCGTATTCATCAATGCGGTACCGGGATTTAGTATGAAAATTAGCGAAAGATCGGGCAAAAATGGAGAAAGACTTAAAAATGTGTTTATTCACCGAGACGCTTCGGCATACGAAAATCAGCAAACAATTATTGCTAAAAAAGGAATTTTTGAGCCAGCCGAAGATAAAAGATTTTTGAAATTAGCATTATTTAATGGGTATTATTACGAAGACGAAATTCAGAATAAAAATCGTTTACAACTAGAAAGACAGCCGTATCAGCAAATCAAGTTTGATACGCTAGTACATTATTTCGATATTTCAGAAATTGTAGAAAAAGCCATTGAAGAAGAAAATGTTACCGATCACTACCGCTTTTTGAACACAAAAGAATTAATCAAAAGAGTAGATACACTTAAAATTCAAAATAAGGCATATTATAATGAATTAGCCGAGACGCAGTTTCAGTCGCTCACCTATGCACCGATAAGTGAAAATTTGGATTCTGTGTACCAAGCGCAAAAGAAAGCCTTGCCGTTTGACATTAATAAATTAAATGATGCCGATCGCCAGCAAGTGATGATGCGAGCTGATGAGAATATTACCGCCGATTTAAACAGCTATTCCGTGATTAAGGATGAAATCAGCGGGCGAGATGAATTCATTGCACGACATGTTTTGATCTTGGTCAGAAACTTTTCCAATTCGCTTATGTGCGTGATTTTCTTTTTGATTGGAGCACCACTCGGAGCCATCATCAGAAAAGGAGGAGTGGGAATGCCTGTAGTGGTTGCTATCATCATCTTTATTTTGTTTTATTTAATCTACATGTATAGTGAAAATTTAGCCAAAAATGGTGTTTTAAACCCTTATTGGGCGGCATGGCTCCCTGTGATTACCTTTACACCGCTCGGAATATTTTTCACTTATAAAGCCATGACGGATTCAAACTTATTTGACATCAACGCATATTTGGAGCCAATTTTAAGGCTAAAAAATAAACATTTTAAATCAAAAAATACAGAACACGCAAGATACCAATAA
- a CDS encoding FtsK/SpoIIIE family DNA translocase — MAKQSKVNTGNRFSVFKMLMGLLSLFVGFVLLLSFVSYLMNWKSDQSQVGIWKDTNIEVNNLLGKMGAWLGETFIYERLGFAALFIPIWLIILGLIIVFKIKKIKFLRLTLNFLFFCVWLPPFLNLIFVNDNIWGGRMGLEIADYLKNIVGIIGFVLILFFSFLFYAIVEWKVTPDKVRGAMPKMPERKANNVLEEEDTKEIESEQVEQKEEESVRNNFTEKIPTQNTFKSEKEEVGFVIKQKPKETPKPVAPVAPSFEVEQPQEPTIEEPADEFEPEIKEIIIEDDEDEFELSTSPSGATTSMPAAPVSDVKMQVENAPEEEELEPEEIGQNLVQQYGEYDQRLDLSNYKYPTIDLLIDYNQGKKRSIDQSELEANKDRIVETLSNYKINIASIKATVGPTVTLYEIVPEAGVRISKIKNLEDDIALSLSALGIRIIAPIPGRGTIGIEVPNNNPTMVAMRSVIASQKFQTAEMELPIAFGKTISNETFVADLAKMPHLLMAGATGQGKSVGINAIITSLLYKKHPSELKFVMVDPKKVELALYNKIERHFLAKLPGSEEAIITDNQKVINTLNSLCIEMDDRYDLLKNAGVRNIKEYNAKFKKRRLNPNDGHRYLPYIVLVVDEFADLIMTAGKEIEAPIARLAQLARAVGIHLIIATQRPSVNVITGMIKANFPSRAAFRVTSKIDSRTILDSGGADQLIGKGDMLYTQGNDLVRLQCAFVDTPEVESIAEFIGGQKGYPDAFLLPEYEGETSDSSLDLDPSERDALFEDAARIVVNSQQGSASMLQRKLKIGYNRAGRIIDQLEANNIVGPFEGSKAREVLIADEYTLEQLLKNE; from the coding sequence ATGGCAAAGCAAAGTAAAGTTAATACAGGTAATAGATTTTCAGTTTTCAAGATGTTGATGGGACTACTTTCTCTCTTTGTAGGGTTTGTATTGTTGTTATCATTTGTTTCATATTTAATGAATTGGAAATCAGATCAAAGTCAAGTAGGGATATGGAAAGACACGAATATAGAAGTCAATAATTTATTGGGCAAAATGGGCGCATGGCTAGGTGAAACATTTATCTACGAAAGGTTGGGTTTTGCAGCTTTATTTATTCCCATTTGGTTGATTATATTAGGGCTAATTATTGTTTTTAAAATTAAAAAAATTAAATTTTTACGCTTAACACTAAATTTCTTGTTTTTCTGTGTTTGGTTGCCGCCTTTTCTAAATTTAATTTTTGTAAACGACAATATCTGGGGCGGAAGAATGGGGCTTGAAATTGCAGATTATTTAAAAAATATTGTAGGGATTATAGGTTTTGTATTAATCTTGTTTTTTTCATTTTTATTTTATGCCATTGTAGAATGGAAAGTGACCCCAGATAAGGTGAGGGGCGCAATGCCAAAAATGCCAGAACGAAAAGCAAATAATGTATTGGAAGAAGAGGATACTAAAGAAATTGAATCAGAACAAGTAGAGCAGAAAGAGGAAGAAAGTGTGAGAAATAATTTTACAGAAAAAATTCCTACTCAAAATACTTTTAAAAGTGAAAAGGAAGAGGTGGGGTTTGTAATTAAGCAAAAACCTAAAGAAACACCAAAGCCAGTGGCTCCAGTAGCGCCATCGTTCGAAGTGGAACAGCCTCAAGAACCTACGATAGAAGAGCCGGCCGATGAGTTTGAACCAGAAATCAAGGAAATTATTATTGAGGATGATGAAGATGAATTTGAATTATCGACATCTCCTAGCGGTGCAACTACATCAATGCCAGCTGCTCCCGTGTCTGATGTGAAAATGCAAGTGGAAAATGCGCCAGAAGAAGAGGAGCTTGAGCCTGAAGAAATTGGTCAAAATTTGGTGCAACAGTATGGGGAATACGATCAGCGTTTGGATTTGTCTAATTATAAATATCCTACCATTGATTTGCTTATTGATTATAATCAAGGTAAAAAACGCTCAATCGATCAAAGTGAGCTAGAAGCCAACAAAGACCGAATTGTTGAAACTTTAAGCAATTATAAAATTAATATTGCATCGATTAAAGCTACAGTAGGCCCTACCGTAACTTTGTATGAAATCGTGCCGGAAGCGGGTGTAAGAATTTCTAAAATTAAAAATTTAGAAGATGATATAGCGTTAAGTTTGAGTGCTTTAGGGATTAGAATTATTGCACCGATTCCAGGGCGAGGAACCATTGGTATCGAAGTGCCAAATAACAATCCTACCATGGTGGCTATGCGCTCTGTGATTGCATCGCAAAAATTCCAAACAGCAGAAATGGAATTGCCTATAGCCTTTGGTAAAACGATTTCAAACGAAACTTTTGTCGCTGATTTGGCTAAAATGCCACACTTGTTGATGGCAGGGGCAACGGGACAAGGTAAATCTGTGGGAATCAACGCAATTATTACTTCACTTTTATATAAAAAACACCCTTCAGAATTGAAATTTGTGATGGTGGATCCTAAAAAAGTGGAATTAGCCCTTTATAATAAAATAGAAAGACATTTCTTGGCTAAACTTCCAGGTAGTGAGGAAGCAATTATTACTGATAATCAAAAAGTAATTAATACCTTGAACTCGCTTTGTATCGAGATGGATGACCGCTACGATTTGCTCAAAAATGCAGGCGTAAGAAACATCAAAGAATACAACGCTAAATTCAAGAAAAGAAGATTGAATCCAAATGATGGACATCGCTATTTGCCTTACATCGTTCTTGTGGTAGATGAATTTGCCGATTTGATTATGACTGCTGGAAAAGAAATCGAAGCGCCAATCGCTCGTTTGGCTCAGTTGGCTCGTGCGGTGGGTATCCACTTGATTATCGCCACTCAGCGTCCGTCTGTGAATGTAATTACAGGGATGATTAAAGCCAACTTCCCATCTCGTGCAGCGTTTAGAGTAACTTCAAAAATCGATTCTAGAACTATTTTAGACAGCGGTGGAGCCGATCAATTGATTGGGAAAGGAGATATGCTCTACACGCAAGGCAATGATTTGGTGCGATTGCAGTGTGCTTTCGTAGATACGCCAGAAGTGGAGAGCATCGCTGAATTTATCGGTGGGCAAAAAGGGTATCCAGATGCTTTCTTGTTGCCAGAATATGAGGGAGAAACAAGCGATTCAAGTTTGGATTTAGACCCTAGCGAACGTGATGCACTGTTCGAAGATGCAGCGCGTATTGTGGTAAACTCTCAGCAAGGTTCGGCCTCTATGTTGCAGCGTAAACTTAAAATTGGCTACAACAGAGCAGGGCGCATCATCGATCAGTTAGAGGCAAATAATATTGTGGGACCTTTTGAGGGAAGTAAAGCCAGAGAGGTCCTAATTGCAGATGAATATACTTTGGAACAATTATTGAAAAATGAATGA
- a CDS encoding LolA family protein: MKKLFYTSCLALFSVATFAQNAKQILDNVSNHYKNQKSVYIKFKSELENSGSNTKDSYTGEVYVKGDKYNLTVPKMDIRQIYDGKKLYTISSENQEVTVSKPEKGSDELFTPTRVFDIYKDGYTLSLDKKQGNVQYIKLVPTKKSELKYIIVGVDTKKNQLVSLSQTNHKNTTTTFTVQKQVDDIIIPSALLNFSKKFYKDYYISEI, encoded by the coding sequence ATGAAAAAGTTATTTTATACATCATGTTTAGCCTTATTTAGTGTTGCTACATTTGCTCAAAATGCAAAACAAATTTTAGATAATGTAAGTAATCACTACAAAAATCAAAAAAGTGTATATATCAAATTTAAGAGTGAACTAGAAAATAGTGGTTCAAATACCAAAGACTCTTATACTGGAGAGGTGTATGTGAAAGGTGATAAGTACAACCTTACGGTTCCTAAAATGGATATTCGCCAAATTTATGATGGTAAAAAACTTTATACCATCTCTAGCGAAAACCAAGAAGTAACGGTGAGCAAACCAGAGAAGGGGAGCGATGAGCTTTTTACCCCAACTCGTGTTTTTGACATTTACAAAGATGGCTATACTTTAAGTTTGGATAAAAAACAAGGAAATGTTCAATACATAAAATTGGTTCCGACTAAAAAATCTGAGCTTAAATATATCATCGTAGGAGTAGATACCAAGAAAAATCAATTGGTGAGCCTGTCTCAAACCAATCATAAAAATACCACAACCACATTTACTGTTCAGAAACAGGTAGACGATATCATTATTCCAAGTGCTCTTTTAAATTTTAGTAAAAAATTCTATAAAGATTACTACATTTCAGAGATTTAA
- a CDS encoding 4-alpha-glucanotransferase — protein MKTSFLLNFKSVEGQDLYLSTSLKNVGNTIETALPMQYVGKDTWAIEIDVPYKNFDYHYILKDKRDNSVTEEWGIRHFAPVLKSKNHILHDSWNTPSMPEFNLSTLFFKNIFPELKKVKKRALKKNTHRFEITFPLFNPNEQLVILGDADGLGFWKEENAIFLNPQGDGKWSVEVDLSAEDNYTAYKYAVYNTETQEISYYEEGENRWVVPNQSEEDFVIVSDNNFRQPADKRYRGSGVAIPVFSLRSEQDLGVGEFLDLIPFGKWCKNAGFSMIQLLPIHDSTAKHDWTDCYPYAAISVFALHPMYLCLEKLNYKLTNAELESIQKAKEKLSQEVGVSYEEVNTFKNKFISAYVQKHFKKLEKNKNFNEFIAENKEWLYPYAAFCALRDHFKTVDHSQWGKFKKISKSTLNKFFTKDSQFYAETLKFCYVQWQLHEQLSLAVKELHQMGIAIKGDLPIGVYRNSVETWANPELFHTNQQAGAPPDAFAVTGQNWEFPTYNWEKLKETNFEWWKKRLQFMQTYFDAYRIDHILGFFRIWEIPAEQVQGILGKFEPAIPFTLNDLRAKGVDLPIERLYEPYITQEILAKIFGEETDDIIEAFFVKNGETFNFKTEFNTQRKIEKALGYDNPKTTLLYDLIANVLFIKDDKNDEAVHPRFALFDTENYKSLPVGQQIILSQLHEDYFYHKQEFFWKEKGLEKLPALKQASEMLTCGEDLGMVPSVVPQVMNDLAILSLEVQRMPKIYGERFSHPADAPYLCVVSPSSHDTSTLRQWWRENKENTQFFYNNLMGHSGKAPEELSPELQEEILHQHLYSPAMLCVVPLQEFLGIDEQFRNPNEDDERINIPSVYPHKWKYRMHINIETLLKDETFSNKLRKLHIDCKRA, from the coding sequence TTGAAAACAAGCTTTTTATTAAATTTCAAATCAGTAGAAGGGCAAGATTTGTATCTTTCTACTAGCCTAAAAAATGTAGGAAATACCATCGAGACCGCTTTGCCTATGCAATATGTGGGCAAAGATACTTGGGCGATCGAGATAGATGTTCCTTACAAAAATTTTGATTATCACTATATTTTAAAAGATAAACGAGACAATTCCGTGACTGAAGAATGGGGAATCCGCCATTTTGCGCCCGTTTTGAAAAGTAAAAATCATATTTTACACGATTCTTGGAACACGCCAAGCATGCCAGAGTTTAATCTCTCAACTTTATTTTTTAAAAACATTTTTCCTGAACTTAAAAAAGTGAAAAAACGAGCTTTAAAGAAAAATACACACCGTTTTGAAATTACTTTTCCGCTCTTTAATCCCAATGAGCAATTGGTGATTTTGGGCGATGCCGATGGCTTAGGTTTTTGGAAAGAAGAGAATGCAATTTTCCTCAATCCACAAGGCGATGGCAAATGGAGTGTAGAGGTTGATTTATCGGCCGAAGATAATTACACCGCATACAAATACGCTGTTTATAACACCGAAACGCAAGAAATTTCGTATTACGAAGAAGGCGAAAATCGCTGGGTAGTACCAAATCAATCAGAAGAAGATTTTGTAATCGTGAGCGATAATAATTTCAGACAACCTGCCGATAAACGCTATCGTGGCAGTGGCGTGGCAATTCCTGTTTTTTCGCTCAGAAGTGAGCAAGATTTGGGCGTGGGTGAATTTTTAGATTTAATTCCTTTTGGAAAATGGTGTAAAAATGCGGGATTCTCGATGATTCAATTGTTGCCAATTCATGATTCAACGGCTAAACACGATTGGACAGATTGCTATCCTTATGCGGCTATTTCAGTTTTTGCACTGCACCCAATGTACCTTTGCTTGGAAAAATTAAATTATAAACTTACCAATGCAGAGCTCGAAAGCATTCAAAAAGCTAAAGAAAAATTAAGCCAAGAAGTGGGTGTTTCATACGAAGAAGTAAATACCTTTAAAAATAAATTTATTTCGGCATATGTGCAAAAACACTTTAAAAAATTAGAAAAAAATAAGAATTTCAACGAATTTATCGCTGAAAACAAAGAATGGCTTTATCCTTATGCGGCTTTCTGTGCGTTACGCGATCATTTCAAAACTGTAGACCACAGCCAATGGGGAAAATTTAAAAAGATTTCTAAATCAACTTTAAATAAATTTTTCACCAAAGACAGTCAGTTTTACGCCGAAACGCTAAAATTCTGCTATGTTCAATGGCAATTGCACGAGCAACTGAGCCTTGCGGTGAAAGAATTGCACCAAATGGGAATTGCCATAAAAGGCGATTTGCCAATTGGTGTCTACCGAAATAGTGTAGAAACTTGGGCAAACCCTGAATTGTTCCATACCAATCAGCAAGCGGGTGCGCCACCAGATGCCTTTGCGGTAACGGGGCAAAACTGGGAATTCCCAACTTATAACTGGGAAAAACTCAAAGAAACCAATTTTGAATGGTGGAAAAAGAGATTGCAATTTATGCAAACTTATTTCGATGCCTACCGAATCGATCATATTTTAGGTTTTTTCAGAATTTGGGAAATTCCAGCTGAGCAGGTGCAAGGAATTTTAGGCAAGTTTGAACCTGCTATTCCGTTTACTTTAAATGATTTGAGAGCTAAAGGCGTGGATTTACCAATAGAAAGATTGTATGAACCGTACATAACGCAAGAGATTTTAGCTAAAATTTTCGGAGAGGAAACCGATGATATAATTGAAGCTTTCTTCGTGAAAAATGGCGAAACTTTTAATTTTAAAACTGAATTTAATACCCAAAGAAAAATCGAAAAAGCCTTAGGGTATGACAATCCTAAAACTACACTTTTGTATGATTTAATAGCAAATGTGCTTTTCATAAAAGATGATAAAAATGACGAGGCAGTTCATCCGAGATTTGCTTTGTTTGACACCGAAAATTATAAATCCCTACCCGTGGGGCAACAGATTATTCTGAGCCAATTGCACGAAGATTATTTCTACCACAAACAGGAATTTTTCTGGAAAGAAAAAGGTTTAGAAAAACTACCAGCATTAAAACAAGCAAGTGAAATGCTTACATGTGGCGAAGATTTGGGCATGGTGCCAAGCGTAGTCCCTCAAGTAATGAACGATTTGGCCATTTTGTCGCTCGAGGTGCAGCGTATGCCTAAAATTTACGGCGAGCGTTTTTCGCACCCTGCAGATGCGCCTTATTTATGCGTGGTTTCTCCATCATCGCACGACACGAGCACGCTGAGACAATGGTGGCGAGAAAATAAGGAAAATACACAATTTTTCTATAATAATTTAATGGGGCATAGCGGAAAAGCTCCGGAGGAACTATCGCCTGAGTTGCAAGAAGAAATTTTGCATCAGCATTTGTATTCTCCTGCAATGCTTTGTGTGGTTCCATTGCAAGAATTTTTAGGAATCGATGAACAATTTCGCAATCCGAACGAAGATGATGAGCGAATCAATATCCCATCTGTATATCCTCACAAATGGAAATACAGAATGCATATAAACATCGAAACACTATTGAAAGACGAAACCTTTAGCAATAAACTTCGAAAACTTCACATCGATTGCAAAAGAGCTTAA